The following are from one region of the Denitrobacterium detoxificans genome:
- a CDS encoding cytochrome C oxidase Cbb3, whose translation MQTSFERIRDLVVTFLRTHAREVNHYVRCAAALIAIALFLEIFVFNFNHWATLGYDCVNLSSKLTLQQNETDETYRITEADNVIEFSNLNKEVKNVRIDFDGNQSAQNVQVKIEFTDEGHETYFDSTEYSSGVPVRTVATNDDGTEYLKLNTTGLTNNLRIEITGEDVTYPIKIKAVYINNTYPFYFLGTRFLIALAVITFIYLFRPKSSIYRISVVESSRFSKACIFAANILEIYLVSVLLFTGSNLVGVATQAYNSGSWDPTSVITTFEVGGENSQQYARLAEAMSHGQLYLDEKPPEWLQEMDNPYDKGARDELQKATGESYLWDVAYYQGHYYVYFGVVPVIVFYLPYLLLTGGSFPTAVGVWIAAVAFILGCTALLHRFARHHFKHVSLGLYLLLQMPLVFCCGILYLVKFPTFYSLPIMMALAFSMWALYLWMRGRSAKYPLGCYLGGSLCMALVMGCRPQFILLALVAIPLFWRRYISERRILTKRGAVEFLCLIAPFVVVGVGIMLYNHARFGSFTDFGSNYNLTTNDMTKRGMDLGRLAPALFAFFFQTPTTTGVFPYIQAATFDTTYMGQTIKEVTFGGIFACLPVLWILPLAIRGVRMRVRSRSTHTTAGVIIVLLVAGVLIALADAEMAGILQRYFADFSIMFLLVVVLTVFILNENISHESMGFDIAMKILPALVGVSLAYSFLLCLVAETGWYSEAYPWAYQSIIHMFQFWT comes from the coding sequence ATGCAAACGTCTTTTGAAAGAATCCGCGACCTCGTCGTCACCTTCCTGCGCACTCATGCGAGGGAAGTGAATCATTATGTTCGCTGCGCGGCGGCGCTTATTGCCATTGCGCTCTTCCTGGAGATATTCGTATTCAACTTCAATCACTGGGCTACGCTCGGGTATGACTGCGTGAACCTTTCCAGCAAGCTCACGCTCCAGCAGAACGAGACCGACGAAACGTATCGCATTACCGAAGCCGATAACGTCATCGAGTTCTCGAACCTGAACAAAGAGGTCAAAAACGTACGCATCGACTTCGATGGGAATCAGTCGGCGCAAAACGTGCAGGTGAAAATAGAGTTCACCGACGAAGGCCACGAGACGTACTTTGATTCGACTGAGTATTCGTCGGGCGTGCCTGTGCGAACGGTGGCCACGAATGATGACGGTACGGAATATCTGAAGCTCAACACCACGGGCCTCACGAATAACTTGCGCATCGAGATCACGGGCGAGGATGTTACGTATCCCATCAAAATCAAGGCCGTGTATATCAACAACACGTACCCGTTCTACTTCCTGGGAACGCGCTTCCTGATTGCCCTTGCCGTAATTACGTTCATCTATTTGTTCCGCCCCAAGTCGTCCATCTACCGTATCTCGGTGGTGGAATCGTCCAGGTTCTCGAAGGCCTGCATTTTCGCGGCGAATATCCTGGAGATATACCTGGTGTCCGTGTTGCTGTTCACGGGTTCGAATCTCGTGGGCGTTGCCACGCAGGCATACAATTCTGGTTCGTGGGATCCCACGAGCGTCATTACCACGTTTGAGGTGGGTGGCGAAAACTCGCAGCAGTATGCGCGTTTGGCTGAAGCCATGTCGCATGGGCAGCTCTACCTCGACGAGAAGCCGCCTGAATGGCTGCAGGAAATGGACAACCCCTACGATAAGGGCGCGCGTGACGAATTGCAGAAGGCCACGGGCGAGTCGTATCTTTGGGATGTTGCCTATTACCAGGGGCATTACTACGTGTACTTTGGCGTGGTTCCCGTCATCGTGTTCTATTTGCCGTATTTGTTGCTCACGGGCGGTTCGTTCCCCACGGCAGTGGGGGTGTGGATTGCCGCAGTTGCGTTCATCCTCGGCTGCACGGCGTTGCTCCATCGCTTCGCCCGTCATCATTTCAAGCATGTGAGCCTGGGCCTCTACCTATTGCTGCAAATGCCCCTCGTTTTCTGCTGCGGCATTCTCTACCTGGTGAAATTCCCCACGTTCTACTCGCTTCCCATCATGATGGCGCTTGCGTTTTCCATGTGGGCGCTCTATCTGTGGATGCGTGGTCGCTCGGCGAAGTATCCCTTGGGTTGCTATCTGGGCGGGTCGTTGTGCATGGCCTTGGTCATGGGCTGTCGTCCGCAGTTTATTCTGCTTGCGCTGGTGGCCATTCCGCTGTTCTGGCGTAGGTACATTTCCGAACGTCGTATTCTCACGAAGCGTGGAGCCGTCGAGTTCCTCTGCCTTATCGCCCCGTTTGTGGTGGTGGGCGTGGGGATCATGCTTTACAACCATGCTCGATTCGGTAGCTTCACCGATTTCGGTAGTAACTACAACCTTACGACGAATGACATGACGAAGCGCGGCATGGACCTGGGGCGCTTGGCGCCGGCGCTGTTTGCCTTCTTCTTCCAGACGCCCACTACCACGGGTGTGTTTCCGTATATCCAGGCGGCTACGTTTGATACCACTTACATGGGACAGACCATCAAGGAAGTCACCTTCGGCGGCATCTTTGCGTGCCTTCCTGTGCTGTGGATTCTTCCGCTGGCCATTCGGGGCGTGCGTATGCGCGTTCGCTCGCGTAGCACGCATACCACGGCGGGCGTCATCATCGTGTTGCTGGTAGCAGGTGTGCTCATCGCACTTGCCGACGCGGAAATGGCGGGCATTCTGCAGCGTTACTTCGCCGATTTCAGCATCATGTTCTTGTTGGTGGTCGTGCTTACGGTCTTCATCTTGAACGAGAATATCTCGCATGAATCCATGGGTTTCGATATCGCCATGAAGATCTTGCCGGCTCTCGTGGGCGTGAGCCTGGCGTACAGTTTCCTGTTGTGCCTGGTTGCGGAAACGGGCTGGTATTCCGAGGCATATCCTTGGGCATATCAGAGCATCATTCACATGTTCCAGTTCTGGACATAG
- a CDS encoding ISL3 family transposase: protein MKSLLLLALGLARTVVLGARIEAERIVVSVRPYKREQRRCPVCGRACDFYDMANRGAPRLWRAMDLARSACYLEYAPCRVRCPEHGVRTEAVPWARHGARFTRDFEDWVAWLAVRCTASAVSELARVEWHSVGGVCRRVYAELEAARGASRFDGVRRIGIDETSYKKGHKYVTVVVDHDRGCLIWAHEGTGKDVLNLFLDELTREQRRAIEVVTADGARWIRQLVKRRCPNARWVMDPFHVVQWMNDALDAVRCEEWNAARAAARAARPRPEGKRGRPAKGELPPEEVRALEEEAASIKGSRYALVKNPEDLTDGQRARLEALKKRAGSRLVRAWELKEDLRAVFRAADGSEAAELLDDWMHRAAYCKIAKVVAVEKKVRRRRDDIIAAVELGISNGRVEAINNKIKVTVRMGYGFRNTDNLVALLMLRCGDCQPQLPGRPVKARKKGVKGAKSVAA from the coding sequence ATGAAGAGTCTACTACTTCTCGCCCTCGGTCTGGCCCGCACGGTCGTCCTGGGCGCGCGCATCGAGGCCGAGCGCATCGTCGTGAGCGTCCGGCCCTACAAGCGCGAGCAGCGCCGCTGCCCCGTATGCGGCAGGGCCTGCGACTTCTACGACATGGCGAACCGCGGGGCCCCCAGGCTGTGGAGGGCGATGGACCTGGCGCGCTCGGCCTGCTACCTGGAGTACGCGCCCTGCAGGGTGCGCTGCCCGGAGCACGGCGTGCGCACCGAGGCCGTCCCCTGGGCGCGGCACGGGGCGCGCTTCACGCGTGACTTCGAGGACTGGGTGGCGTGGCTGGCGGTCCGCTGCACCGCCTCGGCGGTCTCCGAGCTCGCCCGCGTCGAGTGGCACAGCGTGGGCGGCGTGTGCAGGCGCGTCTACGCCGAGCTGGAGGCCGCGCGCGGCGCCTCGAGGTTCGACGGCGTGCGCCGCATCGGCATCGACGAGACGTCGTACAAGAAGGGCCACAAGTACGTCACGGTGGTCGTCGACCACGACCGCGGCTGCCTCATCTGGGCGCACGAGGGCACCGGCAAGGACGTGCTCAACCTGTTCCTCGACGAGCTCACGCGCGAGCAGAGGCGCGCCATAGAGGTGGTGACCGCCGACGGCGCGAGGTGGATAAGGCAGCTGGTCAAGCGCCGCTGCCCCAACGCGAGGTGGGTCATGGACCCCTTCCACGTGGTCCAGTGGATGAACGACGCGCTCGACGCCGTGCGCTGCGAGGAGTGGAACGCCGCCAGGGCCGCCGCCAGGGCCGCCAGGCCCAGGCCCGAGGGCAAGCGCGGCAGGCCTGCCAAAGGCGAGCTGCCGCCCGAGGAGGTCAGGGCGCTCGAGGAGGAGGCGGCCTCCATCAAGGGCAGCCGCTACGCGCTCGTGAAGAACCCCGAGGACCTCACCGACGGCCAGAGGGCGAGGCTCGAGGCGCTCAAGAAGAGGGCCGGCTCGCGGCTGGTCAGGGCCTGGGAGCTCAAGGAGGACCTGCGGGCCGTCTTCCGGGCAGCCGACGGCTCCGAGGCCGCCGAGCTGCTCGACGACTGGATGCACAGGGCCGCCTACTGCAAGATCGCCAAGGTCGTCGCCGTGGAGAAGAAGGTGCGCCGCCGGCGCGACGACATCATCGCCGCAGTCGAGCTCGGCATCAGCAACGGGCGCGTAGAGGCCATCAACAACAAGATCAAGGTGACGGTGAGGATGGGCTACGGCTTCCGCAACACCGACAACCTCGTGGCCCTGCTCATGCTCAGGTGCGGCGACTGCCAGCCCCAGCTCCCGGGTCGCCCGGTGAAGGCGAGGAAGAAGGGCGTGAAGGGAGCGAAGAGCGTTGCTGCCTAG
- a CDS encoding aminotransferase class I/II-fold pyridoxal phosphate-dependent enzyme: MSYADLSSAECSTLLDEQKRAYAAWKAKDLSLNMARGKPSSAQLDLSAPMLNVLNAASDLQAADGTDCRNYGVGVGIREARELMATMLDDEADRVIVGGESSLNLMYDAIARNWAFGTQGCTPWGKLDTVKWICPVPGYDRHFSITELFGIEMINVALNEDGPDMDAVEQLAADESVKGIWCVPTYSNPSGCTYSDEVVERLANMKAADDFRIFWDNAYCVHHLSSDPAEQEHVADIARACAAAGNPNRAYKFASTSKITFPGAGIAAMASSEANIAEITKLMNVQIIGHDKLNQLRHVRFLHDAEGIAEHMAKHAALLRPKFDLVEETLSRELEGTGCTWTHPRGGYFVTFTGPQGTAKRIVELAREAGVTLTGAGAPFPYHKDPNDAVIRIAPSLPPVEELAQALEVFCCCTKIAVLEKLV, translated from the coding sequence ATGTCATACGCCGACCTCAGCTCAGCAGAATGCAGCACGTTGCTCGACGAACAGAAGCGCGCATACGCCGCGTGGAAAGCAAAGGATCTCTCGCTGAACATGGCGCGCGGTAAGCCCTCTTCCGCCCAGCTCGACCTAAGTGCCCCCATGCTCAACGTGCTCAATGCCGCATCCGATCTGCAGGCCGCCGACGGCACCGATTGCCGCAACTACGGCGTTGGCGTGGGCATTCGCGAAGCGCGCGAGCTCATGGCAACCATGCTCGACGACGAAGCCGACCGCGTCATCGTAGGCGGAGAATCGAGCCTGAACCTCATGTATGACGCCATTGCCCGCAACTGGGCATTTGGCACGCAGGGCTGCACCCCCTGGGGCAAGCTCGATACCGTGAAGTGGATCTGCCCCGTTCCTGGCTACGACCGCCATTTCTCGATTACCGAGCTCTTCGGCATCGAAATGATCAACGTAGCGCTGAACGAAGACGGTCCCGATATGGACGCCGTTGAGCAGCTTGCCGCCGACGAGAGCGTCAAGGGCATTTGGTGCGTACCCACCTATTCCAACCCCTCGGGCTGCACGTACTCCGACGAAGTCGTTGAGCGCCTGGCCAACATGAAGGCAGCCGATGACTTCCGCATCTTCTGGGATAACGCCTACTGCGTACATCATCTTTCTTCCGACCCAGCAGAGCAGGAACACGTTGCCGACATCGCACGCGCATGCGCAGCCGCTGGCAACCCCAACCGTGCTTACAAGTTTGCCAGCACCAGCAAGATTACCTTCCCGGGTGCGGGCATTGCGGCAATGGCATCGAGCGAAGCGAACATCGCCGAGATCACCAAGCTCATGAACGTGCAAATCATCGGCCACGACAAGTTGAACCAGCTTCGTCACGTGCGCTTCCTGCACGATGCCGAAGGCATTGCCGAGCATATGGCAAAGCATGCTGCGCTGCTGCGCCCGAAGTTCGACCTGGTAGAGGAGACGCTCAGCCGTGAACTGGAAGGCACGGGCTGCACGTGGACGCATCCGCGTGGCGGGTACTTCGTAACGTTCACCGGTCCCCAAGGTACCGCCAAGCGCATCGTCGAGCTTGCACGCGAAGCGGGCGTCACCCTCACGGGAGCTGGCGCACCCTTCCCCTATCACAAGGACCCCAACGATGCGGTAATTCGCATTGCGCCTTCCCTGCCCCCTGTAGAAGAACTTGCACAGGCGCTCGAAGTGTTCTGCTGCTGCACCAAGATTGCTGTGCTTGAGAAGCTGGTGTAA
- a CDS encoding sodium/proline symporter, producing the protein MENSDSLVVVAILIYFIAVLTIGFIYAKRSNSSASEYFLGGRKVGPWFTALSAEASDMSGYLLMGLPGLAFFTGAGEAGWTAVGLAIGTYLNWRLVAKRLRRYSVVANDSITLPGFYSNRFHDSKNIVGTIAAVIILLFFCVYTGSCFVTCGKLFHTLFGWDYSVMMVFGALIVFMYTMVGGYLSVVATDFVQGCLMFFALLVVVIGSITMAGGVQATAAFLSDIPGFLSATSVATPLLDESGAQMAMDGTPLFDDPTPFGVLTIISTLSWGLGYFGMPQVLVRFLGIRSEEEVKQSRIIAVVWVVISMLAAVLIGLIGRKALPTLLGGAVTSSSAESIFIMLSQVMLPAFMCGIVVSGILAASMSSASSYLLITGSSVAENIFRGIFKKDATDEQVLIVSRITLTVVLLFGILVAWNEDSVIFTVVSYAWAGLGASFGPLTLFSLYWKRTTKQGAIAGMLTGAATVLIWHNFIKPLGGVFGIYELLPAFLLSCLAIYVVSKLTPAPSPEILADFDRYENHDVSKERNMEVVLEDGMTLND; encoded by the coding sequence ATGGAAAACTCGGACAGCCTTGTTGTCGTAGCGATACTTATTTACTTTATCGCCGTACTCACTATTGGCTTCATTTACGCCAAGCGATCGAATTCGTCGGCATCGGAATACTTCCTGGGCGGCAGGAAAGTCGGCCCCTGGTTCACCGCACTTTCCGCCGAGGCAAGCGACATGTCGGGCTATCTGCTCATGGGTCTTCCCGGTCTGGCCTTCTTCACGGGCGCGGGCGAAGCTGGCTGGACGGCAGTGGGTCTGGCCATTGGCACATATCTCAATTGGCGACTCGTAGCCAAGCGCCTACGCCGTTACTCCGTCGTGGCCAACGACTCCATCACGCTCCCCGGCTTCTACTCGAACCGCTTCCACGACTCCAAGAACATCGTGGGCACCATCGCCGCCGTCATCATCCTTTTGTTCTTCTGCGTATACACGGGTAGCTGCTTCGTAACGTGCGGCAAGCTCTTCCACACCCTCTTCGGTTGGGATTATTCCGTCATGATGGTGTTTGGCGCGCTCATCGTATTCATGTACACCATGGTGGGTGGTTACCTCTCCGTTGTAGCCACCGACTTCGTGCAGGGCTGCCTCATGTTCTTCGCGCTCCTGGTAGTCGTCATTGGCTCCATCACCATGGCCGGCGGCGTACAGGCAACCGCAGCCTTCCTTTCCGATATCCCCGGGTTCCTTTCCGCCACCTCGGTGGCCACTCCCCTGCTCGATGAATCGGGCGCGCAGATGGCCATGGACGGCACTCCACTCTTCGACGATCCCACGCCCTTTGGCGTGCTCACCATCATCTCCACGCTCTCCTGGGGCCTGGGCTACTTCGGCATGCCGCAGGTGCTCGTGCGCTTCCTGGGCATCCGCAGCGAAGAAGAAGTAAAGCAATCGCGCATCATTGCCGTTGTGTGGGTGGTCATCAGCATGCTGGCCGCCGTGCTCATTGGCCTTATCGGACGCAAGGCTCTCCCCACGCTTCTGGGCGGTGCCGTAACCAGCTCTTCGGCTGAAAGCATCTTCATCATGCTCTCGCAGGTCATGCTGCCGGCATTCATGTGCGGCATCGTGGTTTCGGGCATTCTGGCAGCATCCATGTCGTCGGCCTCTTCCTACCTGCTTATTACGGGCTCTTCGGTTGCCGAAAACATCTTCCGCGGCATCTTCAAGAAGGACGCCACCGACGAGCAGGTGCTGATCGTCTCCCGCATCACGCTTACCGTCGTGCTGCTCTTCGGCATCCTGGTGGCGTGGAACGAGGATTCGGTCATCTTCACGGTCGTATCCTACGCATGGGCCGGCCTGGGCGCTTCGTTTGGCCCGCTTACGCTTTTCTCTCTGTACTGGAAGCGCACCACCAAGCAGGGTGCCATCGCCGGCATGCTCACGGGCGCTGCCACGGTGCTTATCTGGCACAACTTCATCAAGCCCCTCGGTGGCGTCTTCGGCATCTACGAGCTGCTGCCCGCATTCCTGCTTAGCTGCCTAGCCATTTACGTCGTATCGAAGCTCACCCCCGCTCCCAGCCCCGAGATTCTCGCCGACTTCGACCGCTACGAGAATCACGACGTCAGCAAGGAGCGGAATATGGAAGTCGTGCTAGAAGACGGCATGACGCTGAACGATTAA
- the nifJ gene encoding pyruvate:ferredoxin (flavodoxin) oxidoreductase translates to MTREFKSMDGNTAAAHVSYAFTEVAGIYPITPSSPMADFVDQWSANGRKNIFGSTVNVVEMQSEGGASGTVHGSLTAGALTTTYTASQGLLLMIPNMYKIAAEQLPSVFHVSARTVATQSLNIFGDHSDVMACRQTGFAMLAESNVQEVMDLSAVAHLAAIKGHMPFLNFFDGFRTSHEYQKIAVWDYDDLADMCDFDAVAAFRAHALNPEHPAMRGSHQNGDIFFQNREACNGVYDALPAVVEGCMQQVNEKIGTNYQLFNYYGAPDADRVVVCMGSFCDVLEETIDYLNAHGEKVGLVKVRLYRPFSIKHFVDALPETVRKIAVMDRTKEPGSIGEPLYLDVVSALREAGRDDIVVTGGRYGLGSKDTPPASAFAVFEELAKDEPKREFTIGIVDDVTHLSLSENADCPNTAAPGTIECKFWGLGGDGTVGANKNSVKIIGDHTDKYVQAYFQYDSKKTGGVTISHLRFGDSPIRSAYYINKADFVACHNPSYLIKGFRMVQDVKPGGVFMINCQWSPEELDQHLNAETKRYIAQNDIQLYTINAIDLAIEIGMGKRTNTILQSAFFALAKIMPQEEAIQLMKDAATKSYLKKGQDVVDMNHKAIDAGATAFVKIDVPAAWVNAEDDAQPEQLSGDPELVKMVSEIMQPVGRMDGDRLPVSAFMNHVDGQWPLGASAYEKRGLSVTVASWNPEKCIQCNQCSFVCPHATIRPYVLTEEEAAAAPASTQLIDAKGPKVKGMKYTLAVSPLDCMGCGVCIGACPTDSLSMLPTEGELPKQEVFDYCVSQVVEKPEACGTSVKNSQFKKPLLEFSGSCAGCAETSYARLVAQLFGDRMFIANATGCSSIWGNPAATSPYTTTAEGRGPAWCNSLFEDNAEFGLGMRVGHEAVRNELALESTALIESDAPEAVKAAAQQWLDTRNDAQANQEAAKAYVEQLKALDTDAARKILDRSEFLTKKSYWIFGGDGWAYDIGYGGLDHVLASGQNVNVLVFDTEVYSNTGGQASKASNIGQVAQFAAAGKDVQKKSLAELAMSYGYVYVAQIAMGAKPAQTMKAICEAEAYDGPSLIIAYSPCEMHSIKGGMKNCQSEMKRAVECGYWNLFRFNPEAEAGKKFTLDSKEPSGGYREFLMNEARYSRLTREFPERADELFAENEQCAMDRYDHLLKLKEMYSEA, encoded by the coding sequence ATGACCAGAGAATTTAAGTCTATGGACGGCAATACCGCTGCGGCGCATGTTTCGTATGCGTTTACCGAGGTTGCCGGTATTTATCCCATCACCCCGTCGAGCCCCATGGCCGACTTTGTGGACCAGTGGTCGGCTAATGGCCGTAAGAATATTTTCGGTTCCACGGTGAACGTCGTGGAAATGCAGAGCGAGGGCGGTGCGAGTGGCACGGTTCATGGCTCGCTTACCGCAGGTGCGCTTACTACCACCTACACCGCTTCTCAGGGCTTGCTGCTCATGATTCCGAATATGTACAAGATTGCCGCTGAGCAGCTGCCGAGCGTATTCCATGTATCCGCTCGTACCGTTGCCACGCAGAGCCTGAACATCTTTGGCGATCATTCCGACGTTATGGCTTGCCGTCAGACGGGCTTCGCCATGCTCGCTGAGAGTAACGTGCAGGAGGTCATGGACCTTTCCGCTGTTGCACATCTCGCGGCCATCAAGGGGCATATGCCGTTCCTGAACTTCTTCGACGGTTTCCGCACGTCCCACGAGTATCAGAAGATTGCCGTGTGGGATTACGATGACCTGGCGGATATGTGCGATTTCGACGCTGTGGCCGCGTTCCGCGCCCATGCGCTCAATCCCGAGCATCCTGCAATGCGCGGTAGTCATCAGAATGGCGATATCTTCTTCCAGAATCGCGAGGCCTGCAATGGCGTGTACGATGCTCTGCCCGCGGTGGTCGAGGGTTGCATGCAGCAGGTGAACGAGAAGATCGGCACCAATTATCAGCTGTTCAACTACTATGGCGCGCCCGATGCCGATCGTGTGGTCGTGTGCATGGGTTCGTTCTGCGACGTGCTCGAAGAGACCATCGATTACCTGAACGCTCATGGCGAGAAGGTTGGCCTGGTGAAGGTTCGCCTGTACCGTCCGTTCAGCATCAAGCACTTCGTGGATGCGCTGCCTGAAACGGTGCGCAAGATCGCTGTTATGGATCGTACGAAGGAGCCTGGCAGCATCGGCGAGCCCCTGTACCTAGACGTCGTGAGCGCTCTGCGCGAAGCTGGCCGCGATGACATCGTGGTTACGGGCGGTCGCTATGGCCTGGGAAGCAAGGACACGCCTCCGGCCAGCGCCTTCGCCGTTTTCGAAGAGCTTGCTAAGGACGAGCCGAAGCGTGAATTCACCATCGGCATCGTCGACGACGTTACCCATCTCAGCCTTTCCGAGAACGCCGATTGCCCTAATACGGCAGCGCCCGGCACGATTGAGTGCAAGTTCTGGGGCCTGGGTGGCGACGGTACCGTTGGCGCGAACAAGAACAGCGTCAAGATCATTGGCGACCACACCGACAAGTACGTGCAGGCGTACTTCCAGTACGACAGCAAGAAGACGGGTGGCGTAACCATCAGTCATCTGCGTTTCGGCGACAGCCCCATCCGCAGTGCCTACTACATCAACAAGGCTGACTTCGTTGCCTGCCATAACCCCAGCTACCTGATCAAGGGTTTCCGCATGGTGCAGGACGTGAAGCCCGGCGGCGTGTTCATGATCAACTGCCAGTGGTCGCCTGAAGAGCTCGACCAGCATCTGAATGCCGAAACGAAGCGCTACATCGCCCAGAACGACATCCAGCTTTACACGATCAACGCCATCGACTTGGCCATCGAGATCGGCATGGGCAAGCGTACCAACACCATCCTGCAGAGCGCGTTCTTCGCGTTGGCGAAGATCATGCCGCAGGAAGAGGCCATCCAGCTCATGAAGGATGCTGCCACGAAGTCCTACCTGAAGAAGGGCCAGGATGTCGTGGATATGAACCACAAGGCAATCGACGCGGGCGCTACCGCTTTCGTGAAGATTGACGTGCCCGCCGCCTGGGTCAATGCCGAAGACGATGCTCAGCCCGAGCAGCTTTCCGGCGATCCCGAGCTGGTGAAGATGGTTTCCGAGATCATGCAGCCTGTGGGCCGCATGGATGGCGACCGCCTGCCCGTAAGCGCATTCATGAATCATGTCGACGGCCAGTGGCCTCTGGGTGCTTCGGCCTACGAGAAGCGCGGCCTTTCCGTTACCGTTGCTTCGTGGAATCCCGAAAAGTGCATCCAGTGCAATCAGTGTTCGTTCGTGTGCCCGCATGCCACCATTCGCCCCTATGTGCTCACCGAGGAAGAGGCTGCAGCTGCTCCTGCATCGACGCAGCTCATCGATGCAAAGGGTCCGAAGGTCAAGGGCATGAAGTACACGCTTGCCGTGTCTCCGCTCGACTGCATGGGCTGTGGCGTGTGCATTGGCGCTTGCCCCACCGATTCGCTTTCCATGCTTCCCACCGAAGGCGAACTGCCCAAGCAGGAGGTCTTCGACTACTGCGTCAGCCAGGTTGTCGAAAAGCCCGAGGCTTGCGGTACGAGCGTAAAGAATAGCCAGTTCAAGAAGCCGCTGCTTGAGTTCTCCGGTTCTTGCGCAGGTTGCGCCGAGACGAGCTACGCGCGTCTGGTTGCGCAGCTCTTCGGCGATCGCATGTTCATCGCCAACGCTACTGGTTGTTCTTCCATCTGGGGTAATCCTGCAGCTACCTCGCCGTATACCACTACTGCCGAAGGCCGTGGCCCCGCATGGTGCAACAGTCTGTTCGAAGACAATGCCGAATTCGGCCTGGGCATGCGCGTGGGTCACGAGGCGGTCCGCAACGAACTCGCTCTTGAATCTACGGCTCTCATCGAGTCTGACGCTCCCGAGGCCGTGAAGGCCGCAGCTCAGCAGTGGCTCGATACGCGCAACGATGCGCAGGCGAACCAGGAAGCTGCGAAGGCCTATGTCGAACAGCTGAAGGCGCTCGACACCGATGCGGCTCGCAAGATCCTCGACCGCAGCGAATTCCTGACCAAGAAGAGCTACTGGATCTTCGGTGGCGACGGTTGGGCGTACGACATCGGTTATGGCGGTCTCGACCACGTTCTTGCCAGCGGTCAGAACGTTAACGTGCTCGTATTCGACACGGAAGTGTATTCCAACACGGGTGGTCAGGCTTCCAAGGCTTCGAACATCGGCCAGGTTGCCCAGTTTGCCGCAGCTGGCAAGGACGTTCAGAAGAAGAGTCTTGCCGAGCTGGCCATGTCGTATGGCTACGTCTACGTTGCCCAGATCGCAATGGGTGCAAAGCCTGCGCAGACCATGAAGGCCATCTGCGAAGCCGAAGCTTACGACGGCCCCTCGCTCATCATCGCCTATAGCCCCTGCGAGATGCACTCCATCAAGGGTGGTATGAAGAACTGTCAGTCCGAAATGAAGCGTGCCGTCGAGTGCGGTTACTGGAACCTCTTCCGCTTCAATCCCGAAGCCGAAGCGGGCAAGAAGTTCACGCTCGATTCGAAGGAGCCCTCGGGCGGTTATCGCGAGTTCCTCATGAACGAGGCGCGTTATTCCCGCCTCACGCGCGAATTCCCCGAGCGCGCCGACGAGCTCTTCGCAGAAAACGAGCAGTGCGCTATGGATCGCTACGATCACCTGCTGAAGCTCAAGGAAATGTACTCCGAAGCCTAG